The genome window AAATGTATTACAACCACCATAGGAGCCATTCGCTACATCACATTCTCCATCAGTTTCAGTCGTGCCATAACTTCCCGTTAAACTCAATGTAGGCAGATGATCGGCACTTTCAATATCAATGGCTTCTTTAGCTATATCCATGCTGATTTTTTGCGAGATTAATTGTAGATTTTTCGCTTCGGCCATTTTCTGCCAGTCATTAGCACTACTTGGTGAAGGCATTGTCGCACTGAAACGCTCAGTGTTTAATACGTTTAAATCACGAGGGTAGCTACCGGTAATTTCACGTAAAATTTCTTCTGTAGTATAAACAGAGTTTTGCGCACGAATTTCTTCTGCTACTGAGTTATCAAATTGTGCTTGTGCTTCATGAACATCGGTAATCGCGGTTAAACCAACCGAGAAGCGTTGTTTAGTTTGCTCTAATTGACGTTCAATAGCCTTTTTCTCGGCAACTGCAAACTCTAAACCATCGTATGCGGCTAATACATCAAAGTAAGCACCTGTTACGCGAGTGATCATTTGTTGTTTAACAAACTGGTAATTTATATCACTTTGATGCGCACGTTTTTTCGACGTATCCAAGCCTAACCAGCTGCTGTGATGATAAAGTTGCATGCTTAGATCAAGACTCATACGAGTTCTTTCAGTTTCTTGGGTAAAAAGATCATTTTCTTCTTCAGAATCTGTAAAAGATGCATTGGCAGATAATTTTGGCAATAAAATAGAACGTGCTTGTTCAATGTTTTCTTGCGCAGCTTTATACTGAGCTTGCGCTTTCAATGAAGTTGGATCGTTTTGTAGTGCTAACTGGTATATTTCTTGTAAATCTTGCGCGGCTACCACTGAACTAGTACTAGCTAACACAACACCAACAAATAAAGAGTTAAGTCTGTTTGTCATGAGTTTCTTTTCCATTATTTACACAAACTGATATATATTTGCTAGTTAGTGTAACTGTTTTTAATGTTATGCTGAACAATAATAAGTCAATTCAACTTTAATAAAGTGTAACAGAATTTATTTGTAACAGACTGTTATTACTTATAAGAATTACAAACTATGCCAAAAAATAACATAATTAAACAGTATTGTTCTAACGATGTCACCGTTAAGGCACGCGATATTAAGTACCAAGGTTTTTTTCGTATTGATCAATATCAAATTAAGCATAGGTTATTTAATGGACAGTGGGGGAGTTTAATTTCACGTGAAATTTTTGAACGTGGTGATGCTGTTGTGTTAATCCCCTACGATCCAGTTAACAAAAAATTGTTATTAATAGAACAATTTCGTCCTGGTGCAATTCGTACAGAATCATGTCCTTGGTGTTTTGAATTTATTGCTGGCATGTTTAGCGATAATGAAAGCCCAATAGATGTTGTTATAAGGGAAGCCGAGGAAGAAGCTAACCTAGTTGTTAATGAAAGCCAAATGCGGCATGTAATGAATTATTTATCTAGCCCGGGTGGTACAAGTGAGAAATTGTACATGTATGTAGCTTTAATGGATCTTGCTAATGTGGTTAATGGTACTATCTCTGGTCTTGCAGAAGAAAATGAAGATATAAAATCGCATTTAATGGACTTAGATGAAGCCATTAATTTATTAAATGATGGTAAAATTAATAATGCCTCAACGGTTATTGGCTTACAGTGGTTGGCGTTAAACCACCAACATTTACTAGCAACTAAATAAAACTCAAAGGTGTTCTAAATAAATGACTAAATATCGGCCAAGTTTGAAAGGACTTGATCAATCATTTGAGAAAAACTATATGCTATTAACCCGGTTATTAGGGGGAATGGATGAGCCTTGCGAAGAGCGATATTTTTTTATTACCGATGTACTTGAATATAAGGTAGCTATATTAGAGAAAACTAAGTATACCCATTTAGTTGAATTTAAACAGCTTGTCAGTCAAACCGAGTCTTTAGCGAGTAAAGTACATTTGCCCAAGCCAAGTATGACAATACGCATTTATCATGACGCTCGTCTGGCAGAAGTGATCGAAAGCCAATACATAAAGCAAATTAAACCACGATATGATTATCCCAATCAGGAAATGCATTTACCTGATGAAAAACAACAAACTCAGCATTTTTTAACCGAGTGGCTTCACCTTTGTTTAACTGAAGGTAAAGCCAATATACAAGTTAATATCAAATAGTTAAAAACATAAAAGCTACAATTGCATATGAATCATTTAACCATAGCCCAATTTTCTGATTGTCATTTATTTTCTACGAAGGATGGTATGCATTGCGGCCGTAATGTATTTAGCAATTTATCCAGAGTACTTGCGGAACTTGCTGAAATGAAGTGTCTGGATGCGGCAGTTTTCACCGGTGACTTAACTCAAGATCACAGCGTTGCATCATATCAACTATTTAATCAAGCAGTTATAGATAGCAACCTTAATTGTCCTATATATTGGTTAGCCGGGAATCATGATGAGGTTGAGTTGTTGAATGAGCACTTAATAGCAAAAAATATTCAACCAGACAAAAACATACTAATCAGTAATTGGCGGTTGCTGTTAATCGATTCTAAAAGTGAAACGCCTGCTGGTTTGGTAAACAAAAAACAGCTAGATAGAATTCGACGCCAAAATGGTAAAGATGAATACACCTTAATCTTGATGCATCATCATGCTATTGATGTTGATTACTTTATTGATAAACATGGCCTTAAAAATCAAACTGAGTTTTGGCAAGCAATTAGCCAAAACAGCTCAATAAAAGCGATTTGTTGTGGCCATATACATAGGGGCTTAAATATAGCAGCAGAAAATCAAGATTTACCGCCACTATATACCTGTCCGGCTACTTCAATTCAATTTGACCCAGAAATTGAAACAGTTGCAGCGTTAAATATAGGACCGGGTTATCGAATGTTGAAATTATTTGCCAATGGCAACATAGAAACGTCTATCAATCATTTAAGCGAATAAAGCTATAACAGAATAAGATATGAAGAAAAAAATACTGGTGATTCATGGTTTTAACAGTTCACCACAATCTTTTAAAGCACAACTAACGAAGCAATATATACGACAACACCTTTCGCATGTGGACGTAGTATGCCCTCAGTTATTATCAAATCCCAATGCAGCAATTGCGCAGTTAATGGATATTATTGATAACGATAAGCAATGCCAATGGCACTTAACCGGCTCATCGCTTGGTGGTTTTTTTGCAACCTATTTAGCTGCTAAATACAACTTAAAAGCGGTTT of Thalassotalea fonticola contains these proteins:
- the tolC gene encoding outer membrane channel protein TolC; translation: MTNRLNSLFVGVVLASTSSVVAAQDLQEIYQLALQNDPTSLKAQAQYKAAQENIEQARSILLPKLSANASFTDSEEENDLFTQETERTRMSLDLSMQLYHHSSWLGLDTSKKRAHQSDINYQFVKQQMITRVTGAYFDVLAAYDGLEFAVAEKKAIERQLEQTKQRFSVGLTAITDVHEAQAQFDNSVAEEIRAQNSVYTTEEILREITGSYPRDLNVLNTERFSATMPSPSSANDWQKMAEAKNLQLISQKISMDIAKEAIDIESADHLPTLSLTGSYGTTETDGECDVANGSYGGCNTFNGVEQDDQSIGIQLSVPIYSGGNTSSKVRAAQHNYVAASQDMQITYRGVVRESRNSYNTIVATISGVKAFEQSVISAESALKATEAGFEVGTRTIVDVLESTRNLYNAKRNLSSTRYSYITNMLRLKEAAGTISEEDISAINQGLTLAK
- a CDS encoding NUDIX domain-containing protein; amino-acid sequence: MPKNNIIKQYCSNDVTVKARDIKYQGFFRIDQYQIKHRLFNGQWGSLISREIFERGDAVVLIPYDPVNKKLLLIEQFRPGAIRTESCPWCFEFIAGMFSDNESPIDVVIREAEEEANLVVNESQMRHVMNYLSSPGGTSEKLYMYVALMDLANVVNGTISGLAEENEDIKSHLMDLDEAINLLNDGKINNASTVIGLQWLALNHQHLLATK
- a CDS encoding DUF1249 domain-containing protein produces the protein MTKYRPSLKGLDQSFEKNYMLLTRLLGGMDEPCEERYFFITDVLEYKVAILEKTKYTHLVEFKQLVSQTESLASKVHLPKPSMTIRIYHDARLAEVIESQYIKQIKPRYDYPNQEMHLPDEKQQTQHFLTEWLHLCLTEGKANIQVNIK
- a CDS encoding metallophosphoesterase, with the protein product MNHLTIAQFSDCHLFSTKDGMHCGRNVFSNLSRVLAELAEMKCLDAAVFTGDLTQDHSVASYQLFNQAVIDSNLNCPIYWLAGNHDEVELLNEHLIAKNIQPDKNILISNWRLLLIDSKSETPAGLVNKKQLDRIRRQNGKDEYTLILMHHHAIDVDYFIDKHGLKNQTEFWQAISQNSSIKAICCGHIHRGLNIAAENQDLPPLYTCPATSIQFDPEIETVAALNIGPGYRMLKLFANGNIETSINHLSE